In one Streptomyces marincola genomic region, the following are encoded:
- a CDS encoding lytic polysaccharide monooxygenase auxiliary activity family 9 protein, with protein sequence MPFVRQRTDARGWTFRAVLAVLASALLMMTPWSTPAASAHGSTADPVSRNYGCWQRWGNDFQNPAMAQQDPMCWQAWQHDTNAMWNWNGLYREGTGGNFQAFIPDNQLCSAGRTGDGRYNSMDTPGAWKTSRIGTDFTVDVLDQAYHGADYLHVYVTRQGYNAQTDALDWGDLERVASTGRYAPANHYTVDVSAPGRSGHHVVYTIWKASHADQIYFFCSDVTF encoded by the coding sequence TTGCCTTTTGTGCGCCAACGCACCGACGCGCGCGGATGGACGTTCCGCGCCGTCCTGGCCGTTCTGGCCTCCGCCCTGCTCATGATGACGCCCTGGTCGACCCCGGCCGCCTCCGCCCACGGCTCGACCGCCGACCCCGTCTCGCGCAACTACGGCTGCTGGCAGCGCTGGGGCAACGACTTCCAGAACCCCGCCATGGCGCAGCAGGACCCCATGTGCTGGCAGGCGTGGCAGCACGACACCAACGCCATGTGGAACTGGAACGGCCTGTACCGCGAGGGCACCGGCGGCAACTTCCAGGCGTTCATCCCCGACAACCAGCTGTGCAGCGCGGGCCGCACCGGGGACGGCCGGTACAACTCCATGGACACGCCCGGCGCGTGGAAGACGTCCAGGATCGGCACCGACTTCACCGTGGACGTGCTCGACCAGGCGTACCACGGCGCGGACTACCTCCACGTCTACGTGACGCGGCAGGGCTACAACGCCCAGACCGACGCGCTGGACTGGGGCGACCTCGAACGGGTCGCGAGCACCGGCAGGTACGCGCCCGCCAACCACTACACCGTGGACGTCAGCGCGCCGGGGCGCAGCGGGCACCACGTCGTCTACACGATATGGAAGGCGTCGCACGCGGACCAGATCTACTTCTTCTGCAGCGACGTGACCTTCTGA
- a CDS encoding ABC transporter substrate-binding protein, whose translation MPVAHVRRFSVLALTGALLLTACGADDSPPPPSAVPGENGYPLTLDNCGRTVEVTAPPRRAVSLNQGTTEILLSLGLADRMAGTATWTDPLPPELEEANAPVPRLADNAPSFERVLDAEPDFVAASFASTLGTGGVAERERFEELGVPTYLSPSDCVGKDNSGEGDGTRTEAFTMETVYGEVLDLARIFGVEERGDELVASLRARAERAASGIDASGATLLYWFANSESPYMAGCCGAPGVITDALGAENVFDDSRQEWPQINWETVADRDPDVLVIGDLTRRSQTTESAAEKIAFLESHPVTRTMTAVREQRYVLLSGQAMNPSIRTVEGLEQVAAALRDHGLAE comes from the coding sequence ATGCCGGTCGCGCACGTCCGCCGTTTCTCCGTCCTGGCCCTCACCGGAGCCCTGCTCCTGACCGCCTGCGGCGCCGACGACTCCCCGCCACCGCCGTCCGCGGTGCCCGGAGAGAACGGCTACCCGCTGACGCTCGACAACTGCGGGCGGACGGTGGAGGTCACCGCACCGCCGCGGCGGGCGGTCTCGCTGAACCAGGGCACCACCGAGATCCTGCTGTCCCTCGGGCTCGCGGACCGGATGGCAGGCACGGCCACCTGGACCGACCCGCTGCCGCCGGAGCTCGAAGAGGCCAACGCCCCGGTGCCCCGGCTCGCCGACAACGCCCCGTCCTTCGAACGGGTCCTGGACGCCGAGCCCGACTTCGTCGCCGCGTCCTTCGCCTCCACGCTGGGCACGGGAGGCGTGGCCGAGCGCGAGCGGTTCGAGGAGCTGGGGGTGCCCACCTACCTCTCCCCCTCCGACTGCGTCGGCAAGGACAACAGCGGCGAGGGCGACGGGACGCGCACCGAGGCGTTCACCATGGAGACGGTCTACGGCGAAGTCCTCGACCTCGCCAGGATCTTCGGCGTCGAGGAGCGCGGCGACGAACTGGTCGCGAGCCTGCGGGCGCGCGCGGAGCGGGCCGCCTCGGGCATCGACGCGTCCGGGGCGACGCTCCTGTACTGGTTCGCCAACTCCGAGTCCCCGTACATGGCGGGGTGCTGCGGCGCGCCCGGCGTCATCACCGACGCGCTCGGCGCGGAGAACGTCTTCGACGACAGCCGCCAGGAGTGGCCCCAGATCAACTGGGAGACGGTCGCGGACCGGGACCCCGACGTGCTGGTGATCGGTGACCTCACCCGCAGGTCGCAGACCACCGAGAGCGCGGCCGAGAAGATCGCGTTCCTTGAGTCGCACCCGGTCACCCGCACGATGACGGCCGTGCGCGAGCAGCGCTACGTGCTGCTCAGCGGCCAGGCCATGAACCCCTCCATCCGCACCGTCGAGGGCCTGGAGCAGGTGGCGGCCGCGCTGCGCGACCACGGGCTCGCGGAGTGA
- a CDS encoding FecCD family ABC transporter permease, with translation MNDRIRAHTRGGALWAAGLAALCGSVALAVTIGPASIGVGDVWSAIAARLGLGTSDLGRLRDEIVWNLRLPRVLLAAVCGAGLAVCGAVMQSLLRNPLADPFVLGVSSGASTGAVLVVVLGAGGGALSVSGGAFLGAVCSFALVLLLSHTLGGTQDRVVLAGVAAMQLFSALTSFVVMTSADAETTRGVLFWLLGSLGGAAWADVWLCLAVLLAVLVVCLGYGGALDAFAFGQDAAASLGVSVARTRLVLLCATALLTGALVSTAGAIGFVGLVLPHAARALTGPGHGRLLPACALAGAVFLVWADTLARTVLDPQEVPVGVVTSLVGVPAFVLVLYRTRRGVRRAS, from the coding sequence GTGAACGACCGGATACGCGCGCACACGCGCGGCGGTGCGCTGTGGGCGGCGGGGCTGGCCGCGCTGTGCGGCTCGGTCGCCCTGGCCGTCACCATCGGCCCGGCGAGCATCGGCGTCGGGGACGTCTGGTCCGCCATCGCGGCCCGCCTGGGCCTCGGCACCTCGGACCTCGGCAGGCTCAGGGACGAGATCGTGTGGAACCTGCGGCTGCCCCGGGTCCTGCTCGCGGCCGTGTGCGGCGCGGGGCTCGCGGTGTGCGGGGCGGTGATGCAGTCGCTGCTGCGCAATCCGCTCGCGGACCCCTTCGTGCTCGGCGTGTCCTCGGGTGCCTCGACCGGTGCCGTGCTGGTGGTCGTCCTCGGGGCCGGGGGCGGCGCGCTGTCGGTGTCGGGGGGCGCGTTCCTCGGCGCGGTCTGCTCGTTCGCGCTGGTGCTGCTGCTCAGCCACACCCTGGGCGGCACGCAGGACCGGGTGGTGCTCGCCGGTGTCGCGGCGATGCAGCTGTTCTCCGCGCTCACCTCCTTCGTGGTGATGACGAGCGCGGACGCGGAGACCACGCGCGGCGTGCTGTTCTGGCTGCTCGGCTCGCTCGGCGGCGCGGCCTGGGCGGACGTGTGGCTGTGCCTCGCGGTGCTGCTCGCGGTCCTCGTGGTGTGCCTGGGGTACGGCGGGGCGCTGGACGCGTTCGCGTTCGGGCAGGACGCGGCGGCCTCGCTCGGGGTGTCGGTGGCCCGCACGCGGCTGGTGCTGCTGTGCGCCACGGCGCTGCTGACCGGCGCGCTCGTCAGCACCGCGGGGGCCATCGGCTTCGTCGGCCTGGTGCTGCCGCACGCCGCCAGGGCGCTGACGGGGCCGGGGCACGGGCGGCTGCTGCCGGCCTGCGCCCTGGCGGGCGCGGTGTTCCTGGTGTGGGCGGACACGCTGGCGCGCACCGTCCTCGATCCGCAGGAGGTGCCGGTGGGGGTGGTGACCTCGCTGGTCGGCGTGCCGGCGTTCGTCCTCGTCCTGTACCGCACCCGCCGCGGCGTGCGGAGGGCGTCATGA
- a CDS encoding ABC transporter ATP-binding protein: MTLRAERVSRSAGGRLILDGVDLAPRPGRTTGVLGPNGSGKSTLLRLLAGILSPACGVVTLDGRPIGELPRRAVARRVAVVEQQADTQVELTVADVVRLGRVPHRRPWAPASAADERAVRTALAQAGLTGHAERAWHTLSGGERQRAQIARALAQEPRELLLDEPTNHLDIQHQLDLLALVAALPLTTVVALHDLNLAAMYCDDLLVLGQGRVVARGTPGEVLTEDLIAHVYRVRADVTASGPGGRPHIRFLGTLPPA; this comes from the coding sequence ATGACGCTGCGCGCCGAGCGGGTGTCCCGCTCCGCCGGCGGGCGGCTGATCCTGGACGGGGTCGACCTGGCGCCCCGCCCCGGGCGGACCACGGGCGTGCTGGGGCCGAACGGGTCGGGCAAGTCGACCCTGCTGCGCCTGCTCGCCGGCATCCTCTCCCCCGCCTGCGGGGTCGTCACGCTCGACGGGCGCCCGATCGGCGAGCTGCCCCGCAGGGCGGTCGCCCGGCGCGTGGCCGTCGTCGAGCAGCAGGCCGACACCCAGGTCGAGCTGACGGTCGCCGACGTGGTGCGCCTCGGCCGCGTTCCGCACCGGCGGCCCTGGGCCCCGGCCTCGGCCGCCGACGAACGGGCCGTGCGCACCGCGCTCGCGCAGGCCGGGCTGACCGGGCACGCGGAACGCGCCTGGCACACGCTCTCCGGGGGCGAACGCCAGCGCGCGCAGATCGCGCGCGCCCTGGCGCAGGAGCCGCGGGAACTGCTGCTCGACGAGCCGACCAACCACCTCGACATCCAGCACCAGCTCGACCTGCTCGCCCTCGTCGCCGCGCTGCCCCTCACCACGGTCGTCGCCCTGCACGACCTGAACCTCGCCGCGATGTACTGCGACGACCTCCTGGTGCTCGGGCAGGGCCGCGTGGTGGCCCGCGGCACCCCGGGGGAGGTGCTCACCGAGGACCTCATCGCCCACGTGTACCGGGTGCGGGCCGACGTCACCGCGTCCGGGCCCGGCGGCCGTCCCCACATCCGGTTCCTCGGCACCCTCCCGCCCGCGTGA